In Salarias fasciatus chromosome 20, fSalaFa1.1, whole genome shotgun sequence, a single window of DNA contains:
- the b3galt4 gene encoding beta-1,3-galactosyltransferase 4: protein MIGRVLWMWKTRLGKRGGRLGTLPLFCAAGVCAALLALLFVDFIESWVTSMRMNTVVEQHAGIIPPQSVPPTRPEEFLLMPSPLVCQRAKPYLIVLVTSAPANQRARQAVRDTWGGEVEVRGLRVMTLFMVGVPSDPGLAKLLIEEAREKGDLIQGRFMDTYSNLTLKTLSLLGWARRFCPQAHFMAKVDDDVLFNPSALLHFLNKSRNPYEQGDLYLGRVHLRVAPDRDPDSKHYLPSGAYPHSIFPDYCSGTAYILSRSALLKISLAASASPLSTPLPPEDVFVGLCARTAGVLPSHCPLFSGGPGVPYGRCCYQAMVSIHHIPPREMLHYWADVHSSPPCSWLSVRASLGMCKVRAMLGSALGLEQGL from the coding sequence ATGATCGGACGGGTGCTGTGGATGTGGAAGACCCGGCTCGGAAAGCGAGGGGGCCGGCTGGGCACGCTGCCCCTCTTCTGCGCGGCGGGGGTCTGCGCCGCGCTGCTGGCTCTGCTCTTTGTGGACTTCATCGAGTCGTGGGTGACCTCCATGAGGATGAACACGGTGGTGGAGCAGCACGCCGGCATCATCCCTCCGCAAAGCGTCCCTCCCACCAGACCCGAGGAGTTCTTGCTCATGCCCAGCCCACTCGTGTGCCAGCGCGCCAAGCCTTACCTCATCGTCCTGGTGACCTCTGCCCCTGCCAATCAGAGGGCGCGCCAAGCCGTCAGGGACACCTGGggcggggaggtggaggtgagaggGCTGCGGGTCATGACCCTCTTCATGGTGGGGGTGCCGTCGGACCCCGGATTGGCTAAGCTCCTGATAGAGGAGGCCAGAGAGAAAGGAGACCTGATCCAGGGACGATTCATGGACACCTACTCCAACCTGACCCTGAAGACCCTGTCGCTGCTGGGCTGGGCCCGCCGCTTCTGCCCGCAGGCTCACTTCATGGCGAAGGTAGATGACGACGTCCTGTTCAACCCCAGCGCCCTGCTGCACTTCCTGAACAAGAGCCGCAACCCTTATGAACAAGGAGACCTGTACCTCGGCCGGGTGCACCTTCGAGTGGCCCCGGACCGAGACCCAGACAGCAAGCACTACCTCCCCTCCGGGGCCTACCCCCACTCCATCTTTCCAGACTACTGTAGCGGCACGGCCTACATCCTGTCCCGCTCTGCACTCCTGAAAATTTCCCTGGCAGCGTCAGCGTCACCTCTGTCCACACCCCTGCCTCCCGAGGACGTGTTCGTCGGTCTgtgcgcccggacggccggaGTGCTGCCCTCGCACTGCCCCTTGTTTTCCGGCGGTCCGGGCGTGCCGTACGGACGCTGCTGCTATCAGGCCATGGTGTCCATCCATCACATCCCACCCAGGGAGATGCTGCACTACTGGGCCGACGTGCATTCATCGCCACCTTGCTCCTGGCTGAGCGTCCGAGCTTCTCTGGGGATGTGCAAAGTCAGGGCGATGCTGGGCTCGGCTCTGGGCCTGGAACAAGGACTATGA
- the nr2c2 gene encoding nuclear receptor subfamily 2 group C member 2 — translation MTTNLTLLSQQKADPELEAEVSSSPSDSVMSESPQRFQVISSDSSTTPQRIQIVTDQQTGQKIQIVTAMNPSSAPKQQFILTTADSSGAGKVILASPDSHNTKQLIFTAADSLMPGRIQIVTDPVSMERLLGQSGDLNRPQPVEYCVVCGDKASGRHYGAVSCEGCKGFFKRSVRKNLTYSCRSKQDCVINKHHRNRCQFCRLRKCLKMGMKTESVQSERKPIDIVPREKHTNCAASTQKIYIRKDLNSPLIATPTFISDTETDGSRSSLLDQGMLVNIQQPVIQSDGTLLLATDSKVDSGQGDLGTLANVVTSLAHLSDSLKENLHNGDTSDSQHEEQSASEITRAFDTLAKVFNPPEVEVRQGLLDKSQCVGGTTIQLIGRDQETPIIEVEGPLLTDSHVGFKLTMPSPMPEYLNVHYICESASRLLFLSMHWARSIPAFSALGQEANTSLVRACWNELFTLGLAQCAHVMNLSTILAAIINHLQSSIQDDKLSGERVKQVMEHIWKFQEFCNSMTRLETDSYEYAYLKAIVLFSPDHPGVDTGGQIEKFQEKALMELQDYVQKTYPEDTYRLTRILTRLPALRLMNSSITEELFFTGLIGNVSIDSIIPYILKMETAEYNSQDCDSTE, via the exons ATGACCACCAACCTGACTCTGCTCTCTCAGCAGAAAGCAGACCCCGAGCTCGAGGCAGAG GTGTCGTCCTCTCCGTCAGACTCAGTGATGAGTGAGTCTCCTCAGCGCTTTCAGGTCATCTCCTCAGATTCCAGCACCACACCACAGCGAATACAG ATTGTAACGGaccagcagacaggtcagaagATCCAGATAGTGACAGCGATGAACCCGTCCAGTGCTCCCAAGCAGCAGTTCATTCTGACGACGGCTGACAGCTCCGGGGCGGGCAAGGTCATCCTGGCCTCACCTGACAGTCACAACACTAAGCAGCTCATCTTCACTGCGGCAGACAGCCTGATGCCTGGAAGGATACAG ATTGTCACAGATCCAGTGTCGATGGAGCGGCTGTTAGGACAGTCCGGGGACCTGAACCGACCCCAGCCGGTGGAGTACTGCGTGGTGTGCGGAGACAAAGCTTCAG ggcgtCACTATGGAGCCGTCAGCTGTGAGGGATGCAAAGGTTTCTTCAAGCGGAGTGTGAGGAAGAATCTGACCTACAGCTGCCGCAGTAAACAGGACTGCGTCATCAACAAACACCATCGCAACCGCTGCCAGTTCTGCCGCCTGAGGAAATGCCTTAAGATGGGGATGAAGACCGAGT CCGTACAGAGTGAAAGAAAACCCATCGATATTGTgcccagagagaaacacaccaaCTGTGCTGCCTCCACCCAAAAGATCTACATCCGCAAAGACCTGAACAGTCCGCTCATCGCCACTCCAACCTTCATATCCGACACTGAGACGGACGGCTCCAG ATCCAGCCTGCTGGACCAGGGGATGCTGGTCAACATCCAGCAGCCGGTCATTCAGAGCGACGGGACGTTACTGCTGGCCACCGACTCAAAG GTGGATTCTGGGCAGGGAGACTTGGGGACGCTCGCCAACGTGGTCACGTCGCTGGCCCACCTGAGTGATTCGCTGAAAGAAAACCTGCACAACGGCGACACCTCGGACAGCCAGCACGAGGAGCAGTCCGCCAGCGAGATAACACG TGCCTTCGACACCCTGGCCAAAGTCTTCAACCCGCCCGAGGTGGAGGTCAGGCAGGGCCTGCTGGATAAGTCGCAGTGTGTCGGCGGAACGACGATCCAGCTGATCGGTCGAGACCAGGAGACGCCCATCATCGAAGTGGAAGGACCTCTGCTCACAGACAGCCATGTTGGCTTCAAG CTGACCATGCCCAGCCCCATGCCCGAGTATCTGAATGTACACTACATCTGTGAGTCGGCGTCCAGACTGCTGTTCCTCTCCATGCACTGGGCTCGCTCCATCCCTGCCTTCTCAGCTCTCGG TCAGGAGGCGAACACCAGCCTGGTGCGAGCCTGCTGGAACGAGCTGTTCACTCTGGGCCTGGCTCAGTGCGCTCATGTGATGAACCTGTCCACCATCCTGGCTGCCATCATCAACCACCTTCAGAGCAGCATCCAGGATG ACAAGCTATCAGGGGAACGAGTGAAGCAGGTGATGGAGCACATCTGGAAGTTTCAGGAGTTCTGTAACAGCATGACGAGGCTGGAGACGGACAGCTATGAGTACGCCTACCTGAAGGCCATCGTGCTGTTCAGCCCCG ATCATCCCGGCGTGGACACCGGAGGGCAGATCGAGAAGTTTCAAGAGAAAGCTctgatggagctgcaggactaCGTGCAAAAAACCTACCCAGAGGACACGTACAG acTGACTCGCATCCTGACGCGACTCCCGGCCCTCCGGCTAATGAACTCCAGCATCACGGAGGAGCTCTTCTTCACCGGCCTAATAGGAAACGTCTCCATCGACAGCATCATTCCTTACATCCTCAAGATGGAGACGGCCGAGTACAACAGCCAGGACTGTGACTCCACAGAATGA
- the mrps25 gene encoding small ribosomal subunit protein mS25: MPMKGRFPIRRTLEYLQKGDIIFKNRVKIMTVNYNTHGELSDGARKFVFFNIPQIQYKNPWVQIMMFKNMTPSPFLKFYLDDGEQVLVDVEGKDHKQISQHVRKILGKSGEVLQREAQAKMQASNPANFGPKKYCLRECICEVDGQVPCPGTTPLPKEMTGKYRAQMAASQE, translated from the exons ATGCCGATGAAAGGACGGTTTCCCATCAGGAGGACTCTGGAGTATCTCCAGAAAGGAGATATCATCTTCAAAAACAGAGTGAAGATCATGACGGTGAACTACAACACGCACGGAGAGCTGAGCGACGGAGCAAG AAAGTTTGTGTTCTTCAATATTCCTCAGATCCAGTATAAAAACCCCTGGGTCCAAATAATGATGTTCAAAAACATGACGCCGTCACCGTTCCTGAAGTTCTACCTGG atgACGGGGAGCAAGTGCTGGTGGACGTCGAAGGGAAAGACCACAAGCAGATTTCACAGCATGTTCGGAAGATTTTGGGAAAATCAGG GGAAGTGCTGCAACGGGAGGCTCAAGCCAAGATGCAGGCGTCCAACCCCGCCAACTTCGGGCCAAAGAAGTACTGTCTGAGGGAGTGTATCTGCGAGGTGGACGGCCAGGTGCCGTGTCCTGGCACCACGCCGCTGCCCAAGGAGATGACGGGCAAATACCGAGCGCAGATGGCAGCGTCGCAGGAGTGA
- the rbsn gene encoding rabenosyn-5, producing MASSYPPPFEGTGEVKEGFLCPLCLKDLQSFYQLQDHYEEEHSGDDRHVRGQLKSLVQKAKKAKDKLLKRDGDDRPDTGTYESFYYGGVDPYMWEPQELGATRSHLDLFKKHRAARIDHYVIEVNKLIIRLEKLTSFDRTNSDAAKIRAIEKSVVSWVNDSDVPFCPDCGNKFNIRNRRHHCRLCGSIMCRKCMEFIPLPLAQKLICGTREALCVPGSPGQSQSPPAGGGGGGMGSRRGSISSLSSVTSMLEEKDDEKIRCCHHCMDTLLKRQQKLEEKDHVPDIVKLYERLRMCMEKVDEKAPEYIRMAESLNAGETTYNLDTAGGLRLEVQKYYELIDALSKKILTLGVKDDPQPHPKVLQLQRMIRYTATLFVQEKLLGLMSLPTKDKYEELKEKRKQEQEKRLQQERLAAQEALKRRQESERNRPPASTNGELPQAPRAPRMTKAGGWLPSADARSELEDPLLQQIENIQSFLRQAREARRADEVAMLEENLRQLQDEYDQQQTSLAIALSQKLAREESLQQGEIDRLEAREREEREDREEWGPGQPAVTWERSLDIGSAGGVQAEEDAAEEELTPKAGRSPSPVRAFPVPKGQEESPPRLRSLGGHVTPPGGEGQNSTSLNPFEDEDSTPIEEDPSNPFFEDIKRENQEEPDGKKEYNPFDEDEEEDTPAQTAPGNPFEDEDSDTGNPFTEASGTSPEASTNPFDGDEDDEALPDVDVIEEELLLQQIDNIRAYIFDAKLSGRLDEVELLSENLRELQRTLQEQKKKKEH from the exons ATGGCCTCCAGCTACCCCCCTCCGTTTGAGGGCACTGGCGAAGTGAAGGAGGGCTTTCTCTGCCCGCTGTGCCTGAAGGACCTTCAGTCGTTTTACCAGCTCCAGGATCACTACGAGGAGGAGCACTCGGGGGATGACCGGCACGTCAGGGGGCAGCTCAAAA GTTTGGTTCAGAAAGCAAAGAAAGCCAAAGATAAACTCCTGAAGAGGGACGGAGATGACAGACCCGACACAGGCACCTACGAGTCCTTCTACTATGGTGGAGTGGACCCGTACATGTGGGAGCCTCAGGAGCTTG GAGCAACCAGAAGTCACCTGGACCTCTTCAAGAAGCACAGAGCAGCCAGGATTGATCATTATGTTATTGAGGTCAACAAGCTCATCATCAGACTGGAGAAG TTGACGTCGTTTGACAGAACCAACTCAGATGCTGCTAAAATCAGAG CCATTGAGAAGTCTGTGGTGTCCTGGGTGAACGACTCGGACGTGCCGTTCTGCCCCGACTGCGGAAACAAGTTCAACATCCGGAACAGACGGCACCACTGCCGCCTCTGTGGCTCCATCATGTGTCGGAAATGCATGGAGTTCATCCCCTTACCTTTGGCTC AGAAGCTGATTTGTGGCACCCGAGAAGCCCTGTGTGTGCCTGGAAGTCCCGGACAGTCGCAGTCTCCCccggcaggcggcggcggcggagggatGGGCTCCAGGAGAGGCAGCATCAGCAGCCTGAGCAGCGTGACCTCCATGCTGGAGGAGAAGGACGACGAGAAGATCCGCTGCTGCCACCACTGCATGGACACGCTGCTGAAGAGGCAGCAGAAGTTAGAAGAAAAGGATCACGTGCCGGATATTGTGAAACTCTACGAG CGACTCAGGATGTGCATGGAGAAAGTGGATGAAAAGGCTCCAGAGTACATCCGAATGGCCGAATCTCTAAA TGCCGGAGAAACTACATATAACCTTGACACTGCTGGTGGATTGAGGCTGGAGGTGCAGAAATACTACGAACTAATCGACGCTCTGAG TAAGAAGATTTTAACGCTAGGGGTGAAAGACGATCCGCAGCCGCATCCTAAAgtgctccagctgcagaggatGATCCGCTACACGGCCACGCTCTTCGTCCAG GAGAAGCTGCTCGGTCTGATGTCTTTACCCACCAAGGACAAATATGAAGAGCTGAAGGAAAAGAGGAAGCAGGAACAAGAGAAGAGGCTCCAACAAGAGAGACTG GCGGCTCAGGAGGCTCTGAAGCGGCGGCAGGAGTCGGAGAGAAACCGTCCGCCTGCCAGCACCAACGGGGAGCTGCCCCAGGCCCCGAGGGCGCCGCGCATGACCAAAGCCGGCGGGTGGCTGCCCTCCGCGGACGCCCGCAGCGAGCTGGAGGAccccctcctgcagcagatCGAGAACATCCAGTCGTTCCTCCGCCAGGCGCGGGAAGCCAGGAGGGCGGACGAGGTGGCCATGCTGGAGGAAAACCTGCGGCAGCTGCAGGACGAGTACGACCAGCAGCAGACCAGCCTGGCCATCGCGCTCTCCCAGAAGCTGGCCCGGGAGGAGAGCCTGCAGCAGGGCGAGATCGACCGCCTGGAGGCCCGGGAGCGcgaggagagggaggacagggaggagtGGGGCCCCGGCCAACCCGCCGTCACCTGGGAGCGCTCTCTGGACATCGGCTCAGCGGGAGGCGTCCAGGCCGAGGAGGACGCCGCCGAGGAGGAGCTGACCCCCAAAGCTGGGAGGAGCCCGTCGCCTGTCAGGGCCTTCCCCGTTCCCAAAGGCCAGGAGGAGTCTCCTCCCAGGCTGAGGAGCTTAGGAGGGCATGTGACGCCCCCCGGTGGCGAAGGGCAGAACAGCACCTCTCTGAACCCCTTTGAAGACGAGGACTCCACCCCCATCGAGGAGGACCCATCAAATCCTTTCTTTGAGGACATCAAgcgggagaaccaggaggagccCGACGGGAAGAAGGAGTACAACCCCTTCGACGAAGACGAAGAGGAGGACACGCCGGCCCAGACGGCGCCCGGCAACCCCTTCGAAGACGAGGACAGCGACACGGGTAACCCGTTCACCGAGGCCTCCGGGACGTCCCCGGAAGCCTCCACCAACCCGTTCGACGGAGACGAGGACGACGAGGCGCTGCCCGACGTGGACGTGAtcgaggaggagctgctgctgcagcagatcgACAACATCAGGGCCTACATCTTCGACGCCAAGCTCAGCGGCCGGCTGGacgaggtggagctgctgtcggAGAACCTCCGGGAGCTGCAGCGCACCCTccaagagcagaagaagaagaaggagcactGA
- the trh gene encoding pro-thyrotropin-releasing hormone isoform X1: MKSTCLVILASLTICNLAVSGGQSISAEDETDRMSVDDLILQRAEGLLLRSILQKLQDEDGRNEGYTSQNEWVTKRQHPGKRYSEDLEKRQHPGRREEDEDEQFLDAQKRQHPGKREDDMHSLLGLQKRQHPGKRFTMEHISDNPFSEFSKRQHPGKRYLMLHSKRQHPGKRHPEYEDGDWDWEAEGEEDLPGVEKRQHPGKRFWDNSSPDMGTNSPCDVLDPASCGSKTSLLLDFLDNINKSHAEEKRQHPGKRLAPEEDLVEGE, encoded by the exons ATGAAGTCGACATGTCTGGTCATCCTGGCTTCTCTCACGATCTGCAACTTGGCGGTGTCTGGAGGACAGAGCATCTCTGCCGAGGATGAGACGGACCGAATGAGCGTAGACGACCTGAtactgcagagagcagagggtCTTCTCCTACGATCcatcctccagaagctgcaGGATGAGGACGGGAGAAACG aaGGCTATACCTCTCAGAACGAATGGGTGACAAAACGACAGCACCCCGGTAAGCGGTACAGCGAGGACCTGGAGAAGCGGCAGCATCccggcaggagggaggaggacgaggacgagcagTTCCTGGATGCGCAAAAGAGACAGCACCCGGGTAAGCGCGAAGACGACATGCACTCTCTGCTGGGGCTCCAGAAAAGACAGCACCCCGGGAAGCGCTTCACCATGGAGCACATCTCTGACAACCCCTTCAGTGAATTCTCCAAACGGCAGCACCCGGGGAAGCGCTACCTGATGCTGCACAGCAAGCGCCAGCACCCAGGTAAGCGTCACCCCGAGTACGAGGACGGCGACTGGGACTGGGAggcggagggagaggaggaccTGCCGGGCGTGGAGAAGCGGCAGCACCCCGGGAAACGCTTTTGGGATAACTCCAGCCCGGACATGGGCACAAACAGTCCGTGCGATGTTTTGGACCCCGCGAGTTGCGGCAGCAAGACGAGTCTGCTCCTCGACTTTTTAGACAACATCAACAAGAGTCACGCGGAGGAGAAGAGACAACACCCGGGTAAAAGGCTCGCGCCGGAGGAGGATTTAGTGGAAGGAGAGTAG
- the trh gene encoding pro-thyrotropin-releasing hormone isoform X2, giving the protein MKSTCLVILASLTICNLAVSGGQSISAEDETDRMSVDDLILQRAEGLLLRSILQKLQDEDGRNGYTSQNEWVTKRQHPGKRYSEDLEKRQHPGRREEDEDEQFLDAQKRQHPGKREDDMHSLLGLQKRQHPGKRFTMEHISDNPFSEFSKRQHPGKRYLMLHSKRQHPGKRHPEYEDGDWDWEAEGEEDLPGVEKRQHPGKRFWDNSSPDMGTNSPCDVLDPASCGSKTSLLLDFLDNINKSHAEEKRQHPGKRLAPEEDLVEGE; this is encoded by the exons ATGAAGTCGACATGTCTGGTCATCCTGGCTTCTCTCACGATCTGCAACTTGGCGGTGTCTGGAGGACAGAGCATCTCTGCCGAGGATGAGACGGACCGAATGAGCGTAGACGACCTGAtactgcagagagcagagggtCTTCTCCTACGATCcatcctccagaagctgcaGGATGAGGACGGGAGAAACG GCTATACCTCTCAGAACGAATGGGTGACAAAACGACAGCACCCCGGTAAGCGGTACAGCGAGGACCTGGAGAAGCGGCAGCATCccggcaggagggaggaggacgaggacgagcagTTCCTGGATGCGCAAAAGAGACAGCACCCGGGTAAGCGCGAAGACGACATGCACTCTCTGCTGGGGCTCCAGAAAAGACAGCACCCCGGGAAGCGCTTCACCATGGAGCACATCTCTGACAACCCCTTCAGTGAATTCTCCAAACGGCAGCACCCGGGGAAGCGCTACCTGATGCTGCACAGCAAGCGCCAGCACCCAGGTAAGCGTCACCCCGAGTACGAGGACGGCGACTGGGACTGGGAggcggagggagaggaggaccTGCCGGGCGTGGAGAAGCGGCAGCACCCCGGGAAACGCTTTTGGGATAACTCCAGCCCGGACATGGGCACAAACAGTCCGTGCGATGTTTTGGACCCCGCGAGTTGCGGCAGCAAGACGAGTCTGCTCCTCGACTTTTTAGACAACATCAACAAGAGTCACGCGGAGGAGAAGAGACAACACCCGGGTAAAAGGCTCGCGCCGGAGGAGGATTTAGTGGAAGGAGAGTAG